A DNA window from Vanacampus margaritifer isolate UIUO_Vmar chromosome 19, RoL_Vmar_1.0, whole genome shotgun sequence contains the following coding sequences:
- the LOC144039585 gene encoding uncharacterized protein LOC144039585 isoform X1, with protein MDVSSAPNCQIQAQHADVLCGSCPPGSAPQTSALWPGQMSGSAFPMWPTQATQQIQQFPPTQQFPPTQQFPPTQQVPPTQQAPQPAPCWTGQPNTPCWLGTQPLPVSGPTPLPVPPQMLTPSPAPTANMVPAPAPTVAPAPNQICHPCWPGQYQPAQPAQPPVQAQVPFQVPAVAPVPVPAPAPVSAPAHAPAPSLHPSLPAWAAHPGWSYNPGQPGWPGQNPALMPQHWLPPTSGPLSVPYNLNLARGVYDKMLITILGQIKPDAKMFTVNFLRGNDIAFHINPRFSDGGKQVLVRNHKVGERWGSEERDLKGPFPFALGSPFEMKILCAQDSFRVAVNNIPLFEFRHRVRELNQINRINILHDVVLTYVNVETLP; from the exons ATGGACGTAAGTAGCGCCCCTAATTGTCAGATACAAGCACAG CATGCTGACGTTCTGTGTGGCAGTTGCCCGCCTGGTTCTGCCCCACAGACGAGCGCCCTTTGGCCCGGCCAGATGTCCGGGAGCGCCTTCCCTATGTGGCCTACGCAGGCCACCCAGCAGATCCAGCAATTCCCGCCAACCCAGCAGTTCCCGCCCACCCAGCAGTTCCCGCCCACCCAGCAGGTCCCGCCCACCCAGCAG GCCCCGCAGCCTGCGCCGTGTTGGACCGGGCAGCCTAACACTCCCTGCTGGTTGGGGACTCAACCGCTGCCGGTCTCTGGGCCCACCCCTCTTCCGGTCCCACCTCAGATGCTAACACCCTCTCCTGCCCCAACTGCAAACATGGTTCCTGCTCCGGCTCCCACCGTGGCTCCAGCTCCAAATCAAATCTGCCACCCTTGTTGGCCGGGCCAGTACCAACCCGCCCAGCCCGCCCAGCCTCCGGTTCAAGCTCAGGTACCCTTTCAGGTCCCGGCTGTAGCTCCAGTTCCTGTCCCAGCACCTGCTCCCGTTTCCGCACCTGCTCATGCTCCGGCTCCGAGCCTCCATCCATCTTTGCCGGCATGGGCCGCCCATCCTGGTTGGTCTTACAACCCCGGACAGCCAGGATGGCCTGGACAGAATCCGGCCCTGATGCCCCAACACTGGCTGCCGCCCACATCTGGTCCACTA AGCGTACCCTACAACCTCAACCTGGCTCGAGGTGTGTACGACAAGATGCTGATAACCATCCTGGGCCAGATTAAACCTGATGCTAAAAT gttCACCGTAAACTTCCTGCGAGGCAACGACATCGCCTTCCACATCAACCCTCGCTTCAGCGATGGGGGCAAGCAGGTGTTGGTGCGTAACCACAAGGTGGGCGAGCGTTGGGGTTCCGAAGAGAGGGACCTGAAGGGACCCTTCCCCTTCGCCCTGGGGAGCCCCTTTGAG ATGAAGATCTTGTGCGCGCAGGACTCGTTCCGCGTGGCGGTCAACAACATCCCCTTGTTCGAATTCCGCCACCGCGTCCGCGAGCTCAACCAGATCAACAGAATCAACATCCTGCACGACGTCGTCCTCACTTACGTCAACGTGGAGACGCTTCCGTAG
- the LOC144039585 gene encoding uncharacterized protein LOC144039585 isoform X2 has product MDVSSAPNCQIQAQHADVLCGSCPPGSAPQTSALWPGQMSGSAFPMWPTQATQQIQQFPPTQQFPPTQQFPPTQQVPPTQQAPQPAPCWTGQPNTPCWLGTQPLPVSGPTPLPVPPQMLTPSPAPTANMVPAPAPTVAPAPNQICHPCWPGQYQPAQPAQPPVQAQVPFQVPAVAPVPVPAPAPVSAPAHAPAPSLHPSLPAWAAHPGWSYNPGQPGWPGQNPALMPQHWLPPTSGPLSVPYNLNLARGVYDKMLITILGQIKPDAKMFTVNFLRGNDIAFHINPRFSDGGKQVLVRNHKVGERWGSEERDLKGPFPFALGSPFEVTSPRVECQANVWLKRWKGLERRLGKLVLDQGSAAPQGDSWR; this is encoded by the exons ATGGACGTAAGTAGCGCCCCTAATTGTCAGATACAAGCACAG CATGCTGACGTTCTGTGTGGCAGTTGCCCGCCTGGTTCTGCCCCACAGACGAGCGCCCTTTGGCCCGGCCAGATGTCCGGGAGCGCCTTCCCTATGTGGCCTACGCAGGCCACCCAGCAGATCCAGCAATTCCCGCCAACCCAGCAGTTCCCGCCCACCCAGCAGTTCCCGCCCACCCAGCAGGTCCCGCCCACCCAGCAG GCCCCGCAGCCTGCGCCGTGTTGGACCGGGCAGCCTAACACTCCCTGCTGGTTGGGGACTCAACCGCTGCCGGTCTCTGGGCCCACCCCTCTTCCGGTCCCACCTCAGATGCTAACACCCTCTCCTGCCCCAACTGCAAACATGGTTCCTGCTCCGGCTCCCACCGTGGCTCCAGCTCCAAATCAAATCTGCCACCCTTGTTGGCCGGGCCAGTACCAACCCGCCCAGCCCGCCCAGCCTCCGGTTCAAGCTCAGGTACCCTTTCAGGTCCCGGCTGTAGCTCCAGTTCCTGTCCCAGCACCTGCTCCCGTTTCCGCACCTGCTCATGCTCCGGCTCCGAGCCTCCATCCATCTTTGCCGGCATGGGCCGCCCATCCTGGTTGGTCTTACAACCCCGGACAGCCAGGATGGCCTGGACAGAATCCGGCCCTGATGCCCCAACACTGGCTGCCGCCCACATCTGGTCCACTA AGCGTACCCTACAACCTCAACCTGGCTCGAGGTGTGTACGACAAGATGCTGATAACCATCCTGGGCCAGATTAAACCTGATGCTAAAAT gttCACCGTAAACTTCCTGCGAGGCAACGACATCGCCTTCCACATCAACCCTCGCTTCAGCGATGGGGGCAAGCAGGTGTTGGTGCGTAACCACAAGGTGGGCGAGCGTTGGGGTTCCGAAGAGAGGGACCTGAAGGGACCCTTCCCCTTCGCCCTGGGGAGCCCCTTTGAG GTGACCTCTCCTCGGGTTGAATGTCAGGCTAACGTTTGGCTGAAAAGGTGGAAAGGGTTGGAAAGGCGTTTGGGAAAGCTGGTCCTAGATCAGGGAAGTGCCGCCCCGCAGGGAGACTCCTGGAG ATGA